GCTGGCCATCACAGGAAGCATTGAGACTCTCCAAGCAGTTAAACGCAAACGCCATCGACGCCGGAACCTGGTGAGGCTACTGCTGAATGTTTCTGCTTTGCTAATCTACTGTCTTCTTGTGTTTTTCTCGTCTTTTCTTGTCATCATGTGGCTATCAGGAGAGCCTTACATGGGTAACTAGCTGCAGCCTGCTGCAGTTAGGTCTAATGAGGTGAGCAGCCACTAGCCCTTCCACAGGCGAAAAAGCGCCGAAGCACCGCTACTAGGCAAGGGTAAAATCTGGCTGTGCGCTCGTTCTCTAAACCTAAGAACGTCACGAAAGTTTAAGCAACAGAGCTGCTTTGGCCGTGATTTTAGGGAAATAGTGCTCAAACACCCATAAGCGGGAAAGCTGAGGTGTGTTTGACTAAAAGTTGGCCCTATGCAGCAAGACTATTGGCTCCCCCTCGCCCTGCCGGTTTCATTTGTCTCGATTTCAGCGTCTATTGCCCCTCAACAATTGCTAGAGACACTTAATCAGGGCGATCGCTTCGTTGTCCTGTTTTTTCTGGCTATTCTGGCAGTATTCACCCTGGTTGCCGCTGCCATGAATGAAGCCACTTAGTCAACACTGCTTACTTACCGCCTGCAATGTCGATAAAGGCACCGGTTGTATACGAAGCCTCAGCCGATAGCAACCACAAAATTGCATTGGCAACTTCAATCGCGTGCCCACCTCGCTTCATGGGAACAGATTCTTTTACGCGCTCAACCCGATTTGGCTCACCGCCGCTTGCGTGAATGTCGGTGTAAATAAAGCCCGGACGCACCGCATTTACACGAATACCCTCATCGGCAACTTCCTTTGCTAGCCCAATTGTCATTGTATCGATAGCTCCTTTGGAAGCTGCATAGTCTACGTATTCACCAGGGGAGCCCAGACGAGAAGCCACGGATGAAACATTGACGATAGCGCCTCCTGCTCCGCCGTGTTTGGTAGACATCCGCTTAATAGCTTCTCGGGCGCACAAAAAACTCCCGGTGATGTTCGTCGCAAAGACTCGATTGAGTCGGGCAGCATCAATATTCTCTACCCGCGTTTGCTGCTCTAAGGTTCCAGCATTGTTAACGAGGGCCGTCACCTTCCCTAATTGTTCATCCACCGTCTGAAAAAGATGAACCACATCTTCTTCGGAGGCAATGTCAGCTGCGGTTGCGATCGCACGACCACCAGCCTGTGTAATAGAGCTGACAACGCTGCGGGCAGCCTCCTGATTGCGAAGATAGTTGACGCAAATAGCATAACCTTGCTCAGCAGCTAGGCAAGCGGTAGCCGCACCAATGCCGCGACTACTGCCTGTAATAATCAGAACTTTTTCCATTTCTTCTTATCGGGCACTTACAAATGACTTTCCCAAAAATACAGCATTCAACTGACTCAATCCAGATTAATGAGCAAAGCCTTCGATAACTACACAACCCAAAATATGGGCAGGTTAATAACTAAGTTGAGCGGCGACAGAACGATCTGAGGTGAAACGCGAAGACTCAGTTCGCCACTTTAAACTTGTTAGCTTGTGGTGTATGCCCAGATCTCAAACTTCGCTTCAGATGATAACTCTACTGCTAATGAGCCATAATGGTCATTACAAAACTCTTCAAACTCTTCCATTACACAATAGAACGTTTCATCTGGCACTAGCCAGCACAATCCATATGCTCGCGACTTGTAGAAACCGAGTAGTTCTTCAACCGTGTTACTTACCGTCCATTCCTTAGCTATTAAGTAATTAGATCGATAACCTTTGTTGTGAAAATATTCCTCTACCTTGATTTCATCAATTGATTCATATACCTGTTTTAAGACTTGCGACCCTTCATACTTAGACAAAATAGCTCTGAAGTGGTGCTCAAATTTTCTTCGGGCAGGCAGAGTGACCCATTGAGCATTTAGGTAAAAACCTTGTAGCTTCAGAACGCGATCGATTTCATTCAGAAACATTCTCCAATTGGAAACGGTGTGAAGCATGTGAACAGTCAGCACAACGTCAAAACTGCCATCTGGAAAAGGTAACTGTGAGGCATCTGCATGAATCAGCCTTAAATTTTTAGGAATTTCGTGCAGCTTTTGGTACAACTGCTTGAGCATTTCCTTAGAAACATCGATTCCAGTTACAGAATAGCCTCGTCTAACCAAGGGGAGAACGTTCAAACCAGTGCCAACACCTGGTTCTAAAAAAGTAGTCTCAGGTGTTGCTTTGACTAAGGTAAGAATAAAATCTGCAACTTCCTCAGCAATTGATTTTGTCAACCAACGAGTTTGGTCATAAATCTCAGCAATGTTGTCGTAATAGTTGGATTGTCCCACCCTGTCAAACTCCACAGTTTACTCTTGACTGACTTATCGCTAGCGTAAAGCAATTTAACGAGCCGGTTCAGCGGCATTAGGCACTCCTCAAGATCGCTTTGACACTTCTGTCTGCTCACTGCAGCCGAGTAGCTAGACACGGCTACTAGATCACTACTTCCCTGATTGCCGCAGCAATAGTTCTTCAGGGTGATACAGAAACTATGAATTTAGTTCAATCTATCTTAGTAAAGTGAACCTGTGAACTTGCATGACGACAGCCTTGATTACCGGAGCCTCTGCCGGCATCGGTGCAGAATTTGCCCAACAATTAGCAGTGCGTCAAATTGATCTTGTACTAGTCGCTCGTTCCCAAGACAAGTTACAGGAACTCGCCAACTCACTCAAGCATCAGCATCAAATCCAAGTAGATATTATCGTTCAGGATTTGACAGCAGCAGACGCCACAGAAACAGTCTTTCAAACTGCACAGCAGCTTGGAAGATCAATCGACATACTGGTTAACAACGCTGGAATTGGAGATTACGGTGATTTCGCTGAAAGCGATCGAGATTTTCAGCTAAAGATGGTGCAGCTCAATATGGCGACGATTGTGGATTTGACCCATCGCTTCCTACCTGGGATGCGGCAACGTCAAACTGGCGGGGTCATCAATCTGTGTTCGGTGGCCGCGTTTCACTCTATGCCCTACTTCTCGATCTACGCAGCAACAAAAGCATTTATTCTCAGCTTTAGTGAAGCTTTGTGGGCAGAGAATCGCAGTTACGGAGTGCATGTGCTGGCTGTTTGTCCAGGGCCGGTTGGCGTTAAGTTTTTCAAAGAAGCAGGATTTCCGCCGTTCTTGGTTAACGTAGCTGCAAGATTTGATACGCCGGTTGAGACCGTTGCACAAGAGGCCCTAAAAGCATTTGAAAACCGAAAGCCGCTCGTGATTCCTGGCAATCTGATTAATCCCATTCTTGCTGTGCTGCCCCGGTTTCTGCCACGTGAGGAAGTTTCCAGCTTCTGGAAGCTGGTATTAGGAAATAACGTTGGCAAATGATCACGCTCCCACTTTAGATCGTTGGTTTGATAGAACGAACCGATTTCGACAGAGCAAACAAAACCAATTCACTAACAACAAAACAAACGAACTGGGAGACTTGCGATTGAGATAGACAAAGAATGATCAAGTGATAGCGATCGCACACCCTCAACTATGCCGATGCTGATAACTGGAGCGACCCCATTCCTATAGGCCGCCCCGGCGAGTGGATGGTGATCACCACCAGATACCCGCTAATCGAGTAGTGATCTTGACTTAGCCAGACAGGGCATTACCTGTAGGGGTGTTGTTGTTTGGGCAAGCGCACCAATTTGCTAGCGAAAGCTGCTTTTCGTTGGCTGGTGCGTCACGCGCTGCGATGACACACTCTACAAAAATACTAACAAGGTGGTGTGGGCAGCGTCTACCCACACCACCTCCTAATCCCTAGCCTTAGCTACTCAGCAGCCTTAGACTTCGAGCTACGAGACTTGGTTGTACCTGACTTAGTCGTGCCCGATTTAGTTGAGCTAGACTTAGCCGTTGTCGATTTGCGAGTCGTCTTCTTTGCCGTCGTGGTCTTGCTTGCCGCAGCCGTTTTCGTCGTGCGACCAGACGACTTGCGGGTAGTTTTCTTTTTCCCGCCCGCCTTGCTGTTTAGCCATTCAACCGCCTGTTCCAGCGTCACCGCTTCGACCTCAACCCCTTCTGGTACGGAGGCATTGGTCTTGCCATGCTTGACATAAGGGCCGTAGGGACCATTGAAAATGGCAATCGTTTCCTCATCCTCTGGGTGCTTGCCCAGATCCCGCAGCGGCTCAACTGACTTTTTGCGGCCCCGGCTCGACTTTGGCTCAGACAGCAGATCGAGTGCCCGATCTAGCGAGACAGACAACACATCGTCATCCTTTTTGAGAGAGCGATAGTCTTTGCCCTCTTTGCCCTGGTCATGAACAATGTAGGGGCCAAAGCGACCTTGGCTCGCCTTAACCGGTGCGCCAGTCTCGGGGTGAAAGCCCAAGGTGCGGGGTAGAGCCAACAGCCCAACCGCAACCTCTAGCGTCACATCGTCTGAATTCACACCTTTAGGGAGAGAGGCCCGTTTAGGATTAGGGTTCTCATCCGTTTTTTCTCCCATCTGGACAAAGGGACCATAGGGGCCAATTCGCAGGTAAATCGGTTCCCCAGTGTCAGGGTGCAGGCCTACTTTTTCAGGCCCTTCCAGCTTTTGCTTTAAGATCCGCTCAACCTGCTCAATGTCCAGATCTGCGGGGGGCACATCCTGGGGAATAGAGGCTTTGACCGGCTCGTCCTCGCTCTCCACTTCGATGTAGGGGCCGTAGCGGCCAATCCGTACCCTGGCATCTAGATCGGCTAGCTTAACTGTCCTGGCATCAGCCGGGTCAATTTGGCTCTCCCGCTCGTGTACCTGATTTTCTAACCCCTGTTCACCCCGGTAAAAAGCCTGCAGGTAGGGCAGCCATTCCACCTCGCCCGTTGAGATGTCATCGAGCGTCTGCTCCATGCGAGCCGTAAAGCCCACATCTACCAGGTCTGGAAAATGGTTTTCCAACAGCGAAGTGACAGCAAAGGCCGTAAACGTTGGCACTAGGCTATTAGTCACCAGTCGCGCATAGCCCCGATCCACAATGGTGCCGATTACGGTGGCATAGGTGCTGGGTCGGCCAATGCCCTCGCTCTCCAGCGTTTTGACCAGAGAGGCTTCGGTAAAGCGGGCAGGGGGCTGCGTTTCGTGGCCAATTGCTTCTAGATCAGAGCAGTTGATTGCATCGCCTACCGCCATTCGAGGCAAAATCACCTCCTGATCTTCCAGCGCCGCATCTGGATCGTCTGAACCTTCAACGTAAGCTCGGAAAAAGCCCGGGAAATCAATGCGCTTACCCGTCGCCCGAAAAACCGCATCCTCAACTTCAATGCTGACCGTAATGTGGGTTTGCCGGGCCTCTGCCATCTGAGTGGCTACCGTCCGCTTCCAGATCAGATCGTAGAGGGCAAATTCACGGCCCGATAGGCCTGTCTCCTGCGGCGTTCTGAAGGTACTGCCGGCAGGGCGAATCGCTTCGTGAGCTTCCTGCGCCCCCTTAGACTTGGTTGTGTACTGGCGTGGTTTGGGACTGAGGTACTCCTTGCCGTAGCGCTGCTCCACACAGGAACGAGCTGCCTCCACTGCCTGCTGCGACAGGTTTACTGAGTCTGTCCGCATATAGGTGATGTAGCCCTGCTCATAGAGATTCTGAGCTACCCGCATAGTTTCTCGGGCAGAGAGTCGCAGCTTGCGGTTAGCTTCCTGCTGGAGGGTAGAGGTGGTAAAGGGCGGCGAGGGCTTGCGAGTAGATGGGCGCTCATCCAGGTTACTGACAGTCCACGCTCCCGACTGGAGCCGCTGCTGCAGTGCTCGCGCCTGTTCCTCACCCAGCAGCAGCACATTGCGGCCATGAGCAATCTGGCCAGTAGACTCGTCGAAGTCGCTGCCGTTAGCTAGCCGAGTACCGCCTAGCGTTACCAGCTTAGCCTCAAAAGGGCTTTTCTCTTTTAGTAGAGAAGCCTTGAGATCCCAGTAGGAGCCTTTGCGGAAGGCGCGACGCTCTTTTTCCCGCTTCACCAAAAGCTTGACAGCAACTGACTGCACCCGTCCGGCAGACAGACCCCCAGCAATTTTCTTCCACAGTAGGGGCGATAGGGTGTAGCCTACCAGGCGGTCGAGAATGCGGCGAGTTTCTTGAGCCCTGACCAGCTGATCGTCAATGTCGCGGCAGTTTCCCAAAGCTGCATGGATAGCCTCTTCGGTGATCTCGTGAAACACCATGCGCTTAGTTGGCACTTTGGGCTTGAGCACCTGCAGTAGGTGCCAGCTGATGCTCTCCCCTTCGCGATCTTCGTCCGTTGCCAGCACCAGTTCGTCGGCTTCTTTCAGAGCATCTTGCAGGGTCTTAACGACCTTCTTTTTATCGCTCGGCACAACGTAGAGAGGTTCAAAGTCAGCCTCTGGGTTGACGCCCAGCTGAGCCCACTTTTCGCCCTTGACGTTAGCGGGAATTTCGCTGGCCGACTTGGGTAAATCGCGCACATGGCCCATTGAAGCCTCTACCCGATACCCCTTAGGCAAGTAGTTACGGATTGTTTTGGCTTTGGTGGGGGACTCAACGATGACGAGCGTCGGCATAAGCTGTCTTAGCGTTTTTCCGAAGATAGTTTTATCAGAGAAGCAGGAGGTGGGGGTGAATCGTCTGGGGAGTGGGGCGGGCCACTGGGAGCCTGGCTACAGCACAAAGGACTGCTGGAAGCATTCCCAGGTGCTAACCACTTTACTGCACAGATGAAATCTTGAAAGCGGGTAAGCCCGTAAACTCAATAATGTATGACCGAACAAAGTTTAGTGTTTCCTTTTCTATATCGATATCCCTAAATGCAGGCTGCCGTCCAGTGTAGATCTGAGAAAAACTGGGGTTTCGTTGGGCAATTAGGCGCAAAAAAGGGGCTAAAGGCACAAAAATTAAAACAAAATAAAGTTTGAGCCATCTTTTTGAGACTGATGGAGCAAATCGCTCTATCGGCCCTTTTTTGGAGAGGCTGAACCGCACCATAAGCTTTGCTTGAACTTCCTGGGTAAACATCAACTGGCTGGCGCGACGCGATAAGATGCCAGATATACAGATGTTTACAGGCATTCCCCTCGGGCTTTACCGTTGGGAAAGTGTCGGAGAGGCAGCCTCTTGAGGAATGAGCCTCTATAATCGGCAAGTTGCCATCTACTGCTGAATCTCTGCTAAATGTTACCTGAGGTGCCGGAGCCAATGGATTTCGCGACTTTGAGTGCTCAACTCAATGCGGGCACAATTTTGCCTGAAGGCCTTGTCATTCTGACAATTCTCTTTGTCCTAGTGGGAGATCTGATCCAGGGCCGGTCGTCTTCCCGGTGGACTCCCTACGCTTGTCTAGTGGGCCTGCTTTCCGCAGTAGTGGTGCTCTTCTTCGAATGGGACATTGCCAACCCCATCGGTTTTTTGGGTAGCTACAACAGCGATGCCCTGAGCGTCGTGTTTCGGGCGATCATTGTTCTGTCAGCGGCAGTAACCGTACCGATGTCGGTGCGCTACATCGAGCAGTCGGGTACCTCCCTAGCGGAGTTTTTGGTCATCTTGATGACTGCGACGCTGGGTGGCATGTTTCTCTCGGGGGCAGACGAACTGGTGACAGTTTTTGTCTCGCTAGAAACGCTGAGTATTTCTTCTTACCTGTTGACGGGCTACATGAAGCGAGACCCTCGCTCTAACGAAGCTGCCCTGAAATATCTCCTGATTGGGTCCGCAAGCTCTGCCATTTTCCTCTATGGTGTGTCTCTGCTCTATGGCTTATCGGGGGGCCAGACTCGCCTGAGTGAGGTGGCTGTCAACATTGTGTCGGACGGCTCTGATGCACCGATTGGATTGGTCGTGGCGCTGGTCTTTGTGATCGCTGGCATTGCCTTCAAGATTGCAGCAGTGCCTTTCCACCAGTGGACTCCCGACGTTTACGAAGGGTCTCCGACACCGGTTGTGGCTTTTCTTTCGGTAGGGTCTAAGGCCGCTGGATTTGCCCTGGCGATTCGCCTGTTGGTCACCGCCTTCCCGATGGTGGCTGAGCAGTGGCATTTTGTCTTTACTGCCCTGGCCATTCTCAGTATGGTGCTGGGCAACGTGGTAGCTCTAGCTCAGACAAGCATGAAGCGGATGCTGGCCTACTCATCTATTGGTCAGGCAGGCTTTGTAATGGTTGGTCTGGTGATTGGCACAGATGCTGGCTATGCCAGTATGGTGTTCTACCTGCTGATCTACCTGTTTATGAACTTGGGAGCTTTCACCTGTGTGATTTTGTTCTCTCTACGGACCGGGACTGATCAGATCAGTGAGTACAGCGGTCTGTATCAAAAAGATCCGCTGCTGACTTTGGGCCTGAGCATTTGTCTGCTCTCTTTGGGCGGCATTCCTCCGTTAGCTGGGTTCTTTGGTAAGCTCTACATCTTTTGGGCAGGTTGGCAGGCTGGTGCCTACGGCTTGGTGTTGGTTGGTCTAATCACCACTGTTATCTCGATCTACTACTACATTCGTGTGATCAAGATGATGGTGGTAAAAGAGCCTCAGGAAATGTCGGATGTGGTGAAGAACTATCCGCCGATGCACTGGAACCTGCCCGGTATGCGGCCTCTGCAGGTGAGCTTGGTATTGGCTACAGTAGCGACCTCTTTGGCCGGTATTTTGTCAAATCCTCTCTTTACGATCGCAAACGCGTCGATCACCCGCACACCTATGCTGCAAAGTTCGATTACCACTCCAGAGATTGCTCAAGTACTGCCAGTAGCTGAAATCCAGGAGTAGGCTGCTCAGCCCACAAATCGCTGATATAAAAGCCAGACGGCAGCACTTAGCTGCCGTCTGGCTTTTTAATGGCCGGGCTTGTGGAAAAAGGGCTTGTTGATAACGGTACCTCGATGAGACTGCCGCCCGGTAGGAGAAGCAATAGGCAGCAATACCCGGCTGAGAATGCGGTTGTCTTCTAAGCGGCTGAGGTTAAATTCACCGCCCATTTGCTCCATCAGGGTTTTACAGATAGCAAAGTGCAGTCCGGGCGGTTCATCTAGGGTAGAAGGAGCTAAGGGGTCATCGGGGCGGCCCTTTTGTAGTTCCTCAATTAGGCGAGGCGTCATCTCGCCATCGTCGGTTATGGAGAGTTCGAGCCAGTAGCGATCGACCTGACGGCACCAGATATCGATGCGGCCGCCGGGCTGCGATCGCAAACACGCTGCCCCCATCAGCTCACACAAAACCAGCTCAATTTTGGCAATATCGCCGCCAATGACCAAATTGCTCTCATTGTGTACCTTAGTCCAAAGCTGCTGCTGCTGAATTAGGCCATTGACCCGCTCCATCAGCCGCGTTAGCAGGCTGATCAAGGGCGTTGTTTGATATTCGCCGTGGAGCTGCCAATCCTCCCGGCTGAGAGTCGGCTTCATACTGTCCATCAGCGACTCTAGCTCACGTAGGGCCTGCTGGTGAGGCTGGCTTTCCAGGTCGTTTTGACTAAGCTCGGTCAGCCGCTGAGCGTGCTTGTACAGCAGCCGGTAGAGTTCCTCAAAGCGGTGCTGCTTGTACCAGTTCAGCTGCTCTAGCTGCTCCCGCTGAGTCGTCAGCATGGCTACCAGACTCAGGTGCCGCCGAGACCAGGCCAGCTGGTTTGTCATCAGCGTCAAGAGATTAGTGTGGTGCTCCGCCCAGCGCCGTTCGGGCCGACCGACCGCTACTAGCACAGCCGTCGGTCGGTGGTCGGGCGCAGTGCGTAGGGCCATGACCAAAAACTTACAGGCCGTGGGGCCAGACACCCAATGTCGGGAAATATCGGGCAGATCCTCTAGCACTAGAGGCAAAATGCCGTCGGTCTGCAAAGCCCAGTTGAGAATCGCATCGGAGCCGACGGAAACTTCACAGTCTTCGTCAACCCAAAACTCCTTGTCTTGAACGCTGGCCTGACTCACACGGGCAACTTCTTCCCCCGGCTGCCAGCTTACCAACGCCACCGCCGACAGCTGCAGGAGCTGGGCCAAGTGCTGAATGGTGTTTTTCTCTAAGATTTCCAGATCATAGGTGCGCTGGATCGTCCGTAGACCCCACTGAATCGAGTCATAGACGTGCTCCTGCTGGTCCATCTGCCGCTGCAGCTGCCATTGGTGCAGCAGCAGCCCTAGCTGCCGGCTGACGGCTTCTAACAGAGACGATTCCAGCGGCGTCCAGTGGCGGCTGATCTGATCACAGACCAGCACCACCCCCTTCGGAGCATTGCCGGGTGCCACATTGCAGGCCATCACCGAGCGCACGCCCAGGGTATGCAAGATAGGTCGCCAGGCCATCAGCTTCAGATCGTGGCCGATATCTTCCACGCAGACAGCGACAGTGCTACGCTCTAGCATTTGCCAATCCACATCATCTAGCCCCGGCCAGGCCATTGGCACCCCTTTGGTCTGGGCCACCTGACTTTGAAAGCAGAGTTCGTAGCCGCCCCAGTCTTCGTCAAAAATCAGCACGATAAACTGCCGCACAGAGAGCAGCGAAGAGAGGTCTGTAGCGCACACCTCCAATGCTTTACGCCAGTCTAAATCGCTGTGAATACCCCGCACAACGCCGCTGGTCAGACGCTGATTGGCCTCCATTTGGCGAATGCGATCGTCGGTTTCAGAAACCGGCAAGGCAAGAGCCACCAGCCGAGCCACCCCCTGCAAAAAAAATTTCTCGGGCTCACTCCAGATTCGGGCGGTATCTCCTTCAACGGCAACAAAGCCCAGAAGATTGCCCTGATAGAGAATAGGCGCGGCCATGAAAGAGCAGGCTTTGAGCAGCTGCATCATGCGCTCGGTGACAGTGGCCTTGAGCGAGCTTTGAATTTCGCCAACGACAATCAGCTGGTTGTTGGTGAGAGACTGGTGAAACCCCCGCACGTCCTCAATCGGAATCATCAGCGTGGGGGTGGCTGATTCATCGACATTGCTAACAAACTGTTT
The nucleotide sequence above comes from Pseudanabaena sp. FACHB-2040. Encoded proteins:
- a CDS encoding SDR family oxidoreductase, yielding MEKVLIITGSSRGIGAATACLAAEQGYAICVNYLRNQEAARSVVSSITQAGGRAIATAADIASEEDVVHLFQTVDEQLGKVTALVNNAGTLEQQTRVENIDAARLNRVFATNITGSFLCAREAIKRMSTKHGGAGGAIVNVSSVASRLGSPGEYVDYAASKGAIDTMTIGLAKEVADEGIRVNAVRPGFIYTDIHASGGEPNRVERVKESVPMKRGGHAIEVANAILWLLSAEASYTTGAFIDIAGGK
- a CDS encoding methyltransferase domain-containing protein; translation: MGQSNYYDNIAEIYDQTRWLTKSIAEEVADFILTLVKATPETTFLEPGVGTGLNVLPLVRRGYSVTGIDVSKEMLKQLYQKLHEIPKNLRLIHADASQLPFPDGSFDVVLTVHMLHTVSNWRMFLNEIDRVLKLQGFYLNAQWVTLPARRKFEHHFRAILSKYEGSQVLKQVYESIDEIKVEEYFHNKGYRSNYLIAKEWTVSNTVEELLGFYKSRAYGLCWLVPDETFYCVMEEFEEFCNDHYGSLAVELSSEAKFEIWAYTTS
- a CDS encoding SDR family oxidoreductase — protein: MTTALITGASAGIGAEFAQQLAVRQIDLVLVARSQDKLQELANSLKHQHQIQVDIIVQDLTAADATETVFQTAQQLGRSIDILVNNAGIGDYGDFAESDRDFQLKMVQLNMATIVDLTHRFLPGMRQRQTGGVINLCSVAAFHSMPYFSIYAATKAFILSFSEALWAENRSYGVHVLAVCPGPVGVKFFKEAGFPPFLVNVAARFDTPVETVAQEALKAFENRKPLVIPGNLINPILAVLPRFLPREEVSSFWKLVLGNNVGK
- the topA gene encoding type I DNA topoisomerase, whose product is MPTLVIVESPTKAKTIRNYLPKGYRVEASMGHVRDLPKSASEIPANVKGEKWAQLGVNPEADFEPLYVVPSDKKKVVKTLQDALKEADELVLATDEDREGESISWHLLQVLKPKVPTKRMVFHEITEEAIHAALGNCRDIDDQLVRAQETRRILDRLVGYTLSPLLWKKIAGGLSAGRVQSVAVKLLVKREKERRAFRKGSYWDLKASLLKEKSPFEAKLVTLGGTRLANGSDFDESTGQIAHGRNVLLLGEEQARALQQRLQSGAWTVSNLDERPSTRKPSPPFTTSTLQQEANRKLRLSARETMRVAQNLYEQGYITYMRTDSVNLSQQAVEAARSCVEQRYGKEYLSPKPRQYTTKSKGAQEAHEAIRPAGSTFRTPQETGLSGREFALYDLIWKRTVATQMAEARQTHITVSIEVEDAVFRATGKRIDFPGFFRAYVEGSDDPDAALEDQEVILPRMAVGDAINCSDLEAIGHETQPPARFTEASLVKTLESEGIGRPSTYATVIGTIVDRGYARLVTNSLVPTFTAFAVTSLLENHFPDLVDVGFTARMEQTLDDISTGEVEWLPYLQAFYRGEQGLENQVHERESQIDPADARTVKLADLDARVRIGRYGPYIEVESEDEPVKASIPQDVPPADLDIEQVERILKQKLEGPEKVGLHPDTGEPIYLRIGPYGPFVQMGEKTDENPNPKRASLPKGVNSDDVTLEVAVGLLALPRTLGFHPETGAPVKASQGRFGPYIVHDQGKEGKDYRSLKKDDDVLSVSLDRALDLLSEPKSSRGRKKSVEPLRDLGKHPEDEETIAIFNGPYGPYVKHGKTNASVPEGVEVEAVTLEQAVEWLNSKAGGKKKTTRKSSGRTTKTAAASKTTTAKKTTRKSTTAKSSSTKSGTTKSGTTKSRSSKSKAAE
- a CDS encoding NAD(P)H-quinone oxidoreductase subunit N; amino-acid sequence: MDFATLSAQLNAGTILPEGLVILTILFVLVGDLIQGRSSSRWTPYACLVGLLSAVVVLFFEWDIANPIGFLGSYNSDALSVVFRAIIVLSAAVTVPMSVRYIEQSGTSLAEFLVILMTATLGGMFLSGADELVTVFVSLETLSISSYLLTGYMKRDPRSNEAALKYLLIGSASSAIFLYGVSLLYGLSGGQTRLSEVAVNIVSDGSDAPIGLVVALVFVIAGIAFKIAAVPFHQWTPDVYEGSPTPVVAFLSVGSKAAGFALAIRLLVTAFPMVAEQWHFVFTALAILSMVLGNVVALAQTSMKRMLAYSSIGQAGFVMVGLVIGTDAGYASMVFYLLIYLFMNLGAFTCVILFSLRTGTDQISEYSGLYQKDPLLTLGLSICLLSLGGIPPLAGFFGKLYIFWAGWQAGAYGLVLVGLITTVISIYYYIRVIKMMVVKEPQEMSDVVKNYPPMHWNLPGMRPLQVSLVLATVATSLAGILSNPLFTIANASITRTPMLQSSITTPEIAQVLPVAEIQE
- a CDS encoding GAF domain-containing protein, yielding MSQSHTGPAYEKQMVSLGRVLQTLRDAQTGDEAVRVALDHVRSEFDFEVSWIGLYDRVNHKLLTKACHAPKGLRFIRTHLNLTPGDVMEQVVIQQRPLIVADFQNEPRGGEWVAIAKNLALQSGVLFPIRRQDVCFGILLLGSQRWGISPTTGERAHLSMLMNFLGDALYQHEAEAQRQQIKRPDQPLLTLLEKLGTLEGLDSRLRAVCQETQKFIKPSRTRIFWFEPKGNYFWLRSQPNQKQFVSNVDESATPTLMIPIEDVRGFHQSLTNNQLIVVGEIQSSLKATVTERMMQLLKACSFMAAPILYQGNLLGFVAVEGDTARIWSEPEKFFLQGVARLVALALPVSETDDRIRQMEANQRLTSGVVRGIHSDLDWRKALEVCATDLSSLLSVRQFIVLIFDEDWGGYELCFQSQVAQTKGVPMAWPGLDDVDWQMLERSTVAVCVEDIGHDLKLMAWRPILHTLGVRSVMACNVAPGNAPKGVVLVCDQISRHWTPLESSLLEAVSRQLGLLLHQWQLQRQMDQQEHVYDSIQWGLRTIQRTYDLEILEKNTIQHLAQLLQLSAVALVSWQPGEEVARVSQASVQDKEFWVDEDCEVSVGSDAILNWALQTDGILPLVLEDLPDISRHWVSGPTACKFLVMALRTAPDHRPTAVLVAVGRPERRWAEHHTNLLTLMTNQLAWSRRHLSLVAMLTTQREQLEQLNWYKQHRFEELYRLLYKHAQRLTELSQNDLESQPHQQALRELESLMDSMKPTLSREDWQLHGEYQTTPLISLLTRLMERVNGLIQQQQLWTKVHNESNLVIGGDIAKIELVLCELMGAACLRSQPGGRIDIWCRQVDRYWLELSITDDGEMTPRLIEELQKGRPDDPLAPSTLDEPPGLHFAICKTLMEQMGGEFNLSRLEDNRILSRVLLPIASPTGRQSHRGTVINKPFFHKPGH